The following is a genomic window from Streptomyces sp. NBC_01381.
GGTGCGGGACCTGCTGGACGCCAGCGCCGGGCTCAACCTGGGCATGGATCTGCTGCCGGGCGCCGAGGACTTCACGCCGGACGCCTTGGACGTGGACCCGCTGGAGGCGGGCAAGGTGGTGTGGCTCGACGCGCTCACGGCGAATGTCGACCGCACGGTGCACAGCTCGAATCTGATGGTCTGGCCTACGTTCGGTATCCATGAGCCGCGGCTCTGGCTGATCGACCATGGCGCGGCGCTGGTGTTCCATCACCGCTGGGGCGCGTCGGCGCCGGACAAGGTGTATGACTTCCGGCATCACGCGCTGGGGGGTTATGGCCCCGACACGGCTGCCGCCGATGCGGAACTCGCTCCGCGGGTTACGGAGGCCATGCTTCGGGAGGTTGTCTCGCTGGTCCCCGAGGGGTGGCTCGCCGATGAGCCGGGCTTTGCGTCGCCGGACGAGGTGCGTGAGGCATACGTCGGGTTTCTGCTGGCCCGCGCGAGGTGCTCCGCAGTGTGGCTGCCGAGGGATTTCCCCAGCCGCCAGGAACTGGCGGCCGCCGATGCGAGGCGCGCCGCTGCCACCGAGAAGGGCCGCCCGGGCTGGCTGAAGCGGGTCCCCGATCTGCATGGGAAGCCGGCGGCGGAGCAGGACTGGTCGCGGCACGTCGGCTAGCTGCGGCCGTATGTGGCTGGTCGCGCAGTTCCCCGCGCCCCTGTCGGGGCACGACAGCCCGCGCTCCTGTCGGGGCACGGCCTTGGGGACCAACGGAACAGCGGTCGCGAGTACCGAAGGGGCTGGCTCGTACAAGAACTCCACCTGCACCGCGTTCCGCGAGGTCGGCCGTGTGATCCGCACGGTGCCACTGCTGCGCTGCCTCTCGGACGCGCCGCTTCGCCGACGGGTGCATGAGCTCGCGGACTCTACGCGCAACCCGTCACCCGCATCGTCACGTCTGGCACTGCTTCGTCACGGCTCCGCTCCAGTTGCTCCACGCCCCGCCGGCCGGCCTCACATGCACCCGGATTTCGGCGGTGGCGTTGACGGGGCCGCAGACGCGGTCGGTGTT
Proteins encoded in this region:
- a CDS encoding HipA family kinase produces the protein MLREVTAVRYVNPLRTGGSVPGVVETDDLGTYVVKFTGSAQGRKALVAEIIVGELARRLGLRFPELVLVHFDPAVAADEPHQEVRDLLDASAGLNLGMDLLPGAEDFTPDALDVDPLEAGKVVWLDALTANVDRTVHSSNLMVWPTFGIHEPRLWLIDHGAALVFHHRWGASAPDKVYDFRHHALGGYGPDTAAADAELAPRVTEAMLREVVSLVPEGWLADEPGFASPDEVREAYVGFLLARARCSAVWLPRDFPSRQELAAADARRAAATEKGRPGWLKRVPDLHGKPAAEQDWSRHVG